A stretch of Ischnura elegans chromosome 4, ioIscEleg1.1, whole genome shotgun sequence DNA encodes these proteins:
- the LOC124157554 gene encoding uncharacterized protein LOC124157554: MESQKRPSSRRFNYSFAFAKYQIPGDPTEVMEQRLKSSQPSIKIGIPSEGKDNFVKDQKDFCFRESLEVFSEDGNDPGKFFVSVEKESDVPEVYQVYVSLNHKVDGIKQESTLLGRVTPKFTTLEEMRIDSLQLGNKKIDHHVYILNESDNYHVSVSSFDGDKWDKAEANFPIETNTHLMGEAANYLFLRMSAMEGNMKGKTSTAILNDGSLHSCRYDFRRSMGRFGRNRKELITVAAKKTVNGPKGIQVYKWILSLGGGYILKHKRKFPPGSLVHPPVECGIGVTISDTEEESVSTTPEESEVPTDQATISSDKMVEESATELEETGEGVELEAFLLDDEAEEPKEAVGRGPEDAEEKPEERIVSAGEEGDKPYTAEGEENKTEDLLEQGDEEEIGEDTTEKFPPDVGEKIEAYGEEEVVEEGKGTEEIREELEEMDRVKAEEDLASLALGTEYLSTVHEVHEESDEVSGQDEESTEKDNTLAEPQEEDIEVEEEEGEADEEEEEEPEEGKGEGSSDEDEAEEEGEGSEVEGEGGEGGSSEEDGEGSETASAAKEKVHRVFSFEQEGYFPLVLTPEVSEDGIKLEEILRDIKGVKRECRHLKKDIRQERREEEKWRRKLRGSMLEAAGPLTWRLLEGERRMRISRYARILPGGRVDQGPIPLKYRWREDPQLLAAYKSCKIRRRMDIRSYSDDQKELLDFLSDFLMHVLIDTPEDVVKYAKEYFAAFK; encoded by the exons ATGGAAAGCCAAAAGCGACCATCCAGCCGAAGGTTCAATTACAGTTTTGCTTTTGCAAAATACCAAATTCCAGGCGATCCAACTGAAGTTATGGAACAGAGACTGAAGTCTTCCCAACCTTCGATCAAAATAGGGATTCCATCTGAGGGAAAAGATAATTTTGTAAAAG atCAAAAGGATTTCTGCTTCAGAGAATCCCTTGAAGTTTTCTCTGAAGATGGTAATGATCCAGGGAAATTTTTCGTCAGCGTGGAAAAAGAAAGCGATGTTCCTGAGGTGTATCAAGTTTACGTTTCCTTAAATCATAAAGTTGATGGCATCAAGCAAGAGAGCACATTATTAGGACGCGTTACACCCAAGTTCACCACTTTGGAGGAAATGAGAATTGA TTCGTTGCAGCtggggaataaaaaaattgatcatcACGTGTACATACTCAACGAAAGTGACAACTATCATGTGTCTGTATCCTCTTTCGACGGAGATAAATGGGACAAAGCAGAAGCAAACTTCCCTATCGAAACGAATACG catTTAATGGGAGAGGCTGCCAATTACCTCTTTCTGAGGATGTCTGCaatggaaggaaatatgaaaggGAAGACTTCCACCGCCATTCTTAATGACGGAAGTCTACACTCCTGCAGATAT GACTTCCGCCGCAGCATGGGACGATTTGGAAGGAATAGAAAGGAATTAATAACTGTTGCAGCCAAGAAAACAGTGAATGGTCCCAAAGGTATTCAGGTTTATAAATGGATTTTGAGCTTGGGAGGAGGCTATATcttgaaacataaaagaaaa TTCCCTCCAGGATCTCTCGTCCATCCCCCAGTTGAATGCGGTATCGGTGTCACCATTAGCGACACCGAAGAGGAAAGCGTTTCCACGACCCCAGAAGAATCGGAAGTTCCCACCGATCAGGCGACTATTTCATCAGACAAAATGGTAGAGGAGAGCGCCACGGAGTTGGAAGAGACCGGTGAAGGCGTCGAACTGGAAGCCTTCCTCTTGGACGATGAAGCAGAAGAGCCGAAAGAGGCCGTGGGGAGAGGGCCGGAAGACGCCGAGGAAAAACCGGAGGAGCGGATAGTGTCGGCCGGTGAAGAGGGCGATAAACCTTACACGGCGGAGGGTGAAGAAAACAAGACAGAAGATCTATTGGAACAAGGGGACGAGGAAGAAATTGGCGAGGATACCACGGAGAAGTTCCCACCGGATGTAGGGGAGAAGATAGAAGCTTACGGGGAAGAGGAGGTAGTGGAAGAGGGTAAAGGAACGGAAGAAATCAGAGAGGAGTTGGAAGAGATGGATCGAGTGAAGGCTGAAGAAGATTTGGCATCGCTGGCCCTCGGCACCGAATATTTAAGCACGGTACATGAGGTACATGAAGAAAGCGACGAGGTGAGCGGGCAGGATGAGGAATCGACGGAGAAAGATAACACCTTAGCGGAGCCACAAGAAGAAGATAtagaagtggaggaggaagaaggcgaagcagacgaggaggaagaggaagaaccGGAAGAGGGTAAAGGCGAAGGGTCCTCCGATGAAGACGAGGCCGAAGAAGAAGGTGAGGGCTCAGAGGTAGAAGGAGAGGGAGGCGAGGGAGGGTCATCCGAAGAGGACGGCGAAGGGTCGGAGACCGCCTCCGCCGCCAAGGAGAAAGTCCATAGGGTCTTCTCCTTCGAGCAGGAGGGCTACTTCCCTCTCGTTCTGACCCCCGAAGTGAGCGAGGATGGGATTAAGCTGGAAGAGATCTTGAGGGACATCAAGGGAGTGAAGAGGGAGTGTAGGCACTTGAAGAAAGACATCAGGCAggagaggagagaggaggagaagTGGAGACGGAAGCTACGGGGGTCAATGCTGGAGGCGGCGGGGCCGCTGACGTGGCGTCTGCTCGAGGGTGAGCGTCGGATGAGGATATCCCGTTATGCCCGGATCTTGCCAGGCGGGAGAGTTGACCAGGGACCGATACCCTTGAAGTACAGATGGAGGGAAGACCCGCAGCTCCTCGCGGCCTACAAATCCTGCAAG atCAGACGAAGAATGGATATCAGATCCTACTCTGATGATCAAAAAGAATTATTGGATTTTTTATCAGATTTCCTCATGCATGTGCTCATCGATACGCCCGAGGACGTGGTGAAATACGCGAAAGAATATTTTGCGGCTTTCAAATGA
- the LOC124157555 gene encoding vacuolar protein sorting-associated protein 41 homolog: MKESSAKPNEDEANNDTEDAYSSDGEDTASESSEDTEPKLKYTRLGNDVVKILAKDEANCIAVHPKFLCLGTRFGRIHILDHQGNEVVDKQLGSHSVMVNQISIDHNGDFIASCSDDGKVLIIGLYTTENTHNFSTGRLIKSIGIDPNYYKSGSGRRFITGDEKLTLYEKTGFLARLRPTVLGEAGGIGGLPITPGSFNGGLVGNLRWRGRFVAWSSYAGIRVYDLAARCSLGLIKWSRVPGALPEDYRCNLCWRDDHTLLVGWVDTVCVCVVRKRKEDELRASISPLSPAAMTSYAEVLPELAVEPVWTFRTDFFICGIGPLGENQLVLLGFPKEPGEDGKSQRPQVHVVEPKSAVWPTCQDGPNPGGEGHVKVSSDSLSMQQYSECKCNDYHLECLIEESRFFILNPKDLVVANPCDADDRVQWLIEHSRYEMAMEAVQGKNGKDMPKRYTPLKVGRAYLDHLLSENEFEKAGELCRKILGQDKALWEEEVYKFARICRLRAVSPYLPRGEESVGGHKDCQLDPHIYEMVLYEFLKLEPKGFLTLVKEWSPKLYNVPAVVNAVMEHVIVIDGVGGISGIVNEKNGTLSTDGTGQGAIKMLLLEALAILYSHEKKYDRALAMYLKMEHRDVFQLIKKHKLYSTIPDLVIGLMNLDSSETLNLLLDTEKIPPSTIVDRLNSHPDFLYLYLDALECKDTKGHSRKYHSQLMRFYAERDRSKLLPFLRRSDFYPIQQALDICEAKSYFPEMVYLLGRIGSTREALHLITSQLKDIKEAVNFCKQHNDMELWEDLITYSLDKPECITYLLHEIGTYIDPKILVQRIDTKMKIPGLKESLVKMMRAYNLQVTVQEGFKKILVSDYFNLHEKMVTTQQRGIEVDEEQVCGACNRRLISKDARHASNVMVFYCKHTFHEECFPLLDSQNCTICQSEKKPSTHPSSSPCRK, encoded by the exons ATGAAAGAATCGTCTGCTAAACCAAATGAAGATGAAGCAAACAACGATACAGAG GATGCCTACAGTAGTGATGGAGAAGATACTGCTAGTGAGTCCTCGGAAGATACTGAACCGAAGTTGAAATATACTCGACTTGGGAATGACGTGGTGAAAATACTTGCAAAGGATGAAGCTAATTGCATTGCTGTTCATCCCAAG TTTTTGTGCCTTGGGACACGGTTTGGTCGGATACATATTTTAGATCATCAAGGAAATGAAGTTGTGGATAAACAATTGGGTTCTCATTCTGTCATGGTCAATCAGATCAGCATTGATCATAATGGTGATTTTATAGCCAGCTGCTCAGATGATGGGAAG gtgTTGATAATTGGGCTGTACACCACTGAAAATACCCACAATTTTTCAACTGGAAGGCTAATAAAGTCTATCGGAATTGACCCAAATTATTATAAATCCGGTTCTGGAAGGCGTTTTATAACTG gtgATGAGAAACTGACTTTGTATGAAAAGACAGGATTTTTGGCTCGCCTGAGGCCCACTGTCTTAGGTGAAGCTGGAGGAATTGGGGGTTTACCAATAACACCTGGCAGCTTTAATGGGGGCCTTGTAGGGAACCTAAGATGGAGAGGACGTTTTGTTGCTTGGTCATCGTATGCGGGCATTCGTGTGTATGACCTAGCAGCTAGGTGCTCTCTAGGCCTGATTAAGTGGAGTCGTGTACCTGG TGCTCTTCCAGAGGACTACCGATGCAATCTCTGCTGGCGTGATGATCATACACTTCTTGTGGGTTGGGTGGACACTGTTTGTGTTTGTGTGGTTCGGAAACGAAAAGAAGATGAGTTACGTGCATCCATCTCACCATTGTCTCCAGCAGCCATGACTTCATATGCAGAAGTACTTCCAGAATTAGCTGTAGAGCCAG TTTGGACCTTTCGCACCGACTTCTTCATCTGTGGAATAGGACCTTTAGGGGAGAATCAGCTGGTCTTACTTGGTTTTCCAAAAGAGCCCGGCGAAGATGGGAAATCTCAGCGCCCACAAGTGCATGTTGTGGAACCCAAGAGTGCAGTGTGGCCAACCTGCCAAGATGGTCCAAATCCTGGAGGTGAAGGACATGTGAAAGTTTCCTCTGATAGTCTTTCAATGCAACAGTATTCAGAATGCAAATGCAATGACTACCACCTGG AATGTTTAATTGAAGAAAgtagatttttcattctgaaccCTAAAGATTTAGTGGTCGCTAATCCTTGTGATGCAGATGATCGTGTTCAGTGGCTTATCGAGCACAG TCGTTATGAGATGGCTATGGAGGCAGTCCAAGGAAAGAATGGGAAAGATATGCCGAAGCGCTACACTCCCTTAAAAGTTGGCCGTGCATACCTGGACCATTTGCTTTCAGAGAACGAGTTTGAGAAGGCAGGAGAGCTCTGTCGCAAAATCCTTG GACAAGACAAGGCTCTTTGGGAGGAAGAGGTTTATAAATTTGCTCGAATATGTCGTTTGCGGGCAGTGAGTCCATATTTGCCTCGAGGAGAAGAGAGTGTGGGTGGTCACAAGGATTGTCAGTTAGACCCACATATTTATGAAATGGTTCTCTATGAGTTTCTAAAGTTGGAGCCTAAG GGTTTCCTGACACTGGTGAAAGAATGGTCTCCAAAGCTTTACAATGTGCCTGCTGTTGTGAATGCTGTTATGGAACATGTGATTGTTATTGATGGTGTTGGAGGAATCAGTGGGATTGTCAATGAGAAGAATGGAACATTGTCTACTGATGGAACTGGTCAAGGAGCTATTAAAATGCTACTGCTAGAAGCTCTTGCCATATTGTATTCCCATGAAAAGAAGTATGATCGTGCCTTGGCAATGTACCTCAA gatgGAGCACCGGGATGTGTTCcagctaataaaaaaacataagttaTATTCAACGATTCCTGATTTGGTTATTGGTCTCATGAATTTGGATAGTAGTGAAACGTTAAACCTTTTATTGGACACAGAAAAAATTCCACCTAGTACAATTGTTGATCGGCTCAATTCTCACCCTGATTTCCTTTATTTG tatttagatgctTTAGAATGTAAGGATACAAAAGGCCACTCCCGGAAATATCACAGCCAACTAATGAGGTTTTATGCTGAACGAGATAGAAGTAAACTCTTACCATTTCTTCGTCGCAGTGACTTTTATCCAATACAACAGGCTTTGGACATTTGCGAAGCAAAATCTTATTTTCCGGAGATGGTTTATTTATTAG GTCGTATTGGAAGTACAAGAGAGGCTTTGCATCTCATTACTAGCCAGCTAAAAGATATTAAGGAGGCTGTCAACTTTTGTAAGCAGCATAATGATATGGAATTGTGGGAAGACCTCATTACATATTCTTTAGACAAGCCAG aGTGTATCACTTATCTTCTTCATGAAATTGGAACATACATCGATCCCAAAATTCTTGTGCAAAGGAtagatacaaaaatgaaaattcctgGACTCAAAGAGTCATTAGTCAAAATGATGCGTGCTTATAATCTTCAG gTCACAGTGCAAGAAGGCTTCAAGAAGATTTTGGTTTCAGACTACTTCAACTTGCATGAAAAAATGGTTACCACTCAACAGCGTGGAATTGAAGTGGATG AAGAGCAAGTTTGTGGGGCATGCAATAGACGATTAATCAGCAAAG ATGCAAGGCATGCCAGCAATGTGATGGTGTTCTACTGTAAACATACATTCCATGAAGAATGTTTTCCTCTGCTTGACAGCCAG AATTGCACTATATGCCAGTCAGAGAAAAAACCCAGCACCCATCCTTCATCTTCGCCATGCAGGAAGTGA